A region from the Bacteroidia bacterium genome encodes:
- a CDS encoding T9SS type A sorting domain-containing protein encodes TTYTVTVTNAATCTATASRIVTVNALPTAAITPASATICAGQSSTLTASGGTSYLWSNAATTAAITVTPAATTTYTVTVTNAATCTAISSATVTVNAAPTAAITPASATICAGQSSTLTASGGTSYLWSNAATTAAITVTPAITTTYTVTVTNAATCTATSSAVVTVNTLPTAAITPASATICAGQSSTLTASGGASYLWSNAATTAAITVTPAATTTYTVTVTNAATCTAIASAVVAVNATPVANAGVDQSIPNGTSTSLTGSASGGSGTYTWLWSPAGQLVSANVQNPTTVNLGTTTTYTLTVTDAVTSCQGTDVVIVTITGSPLSVTTSATPTAICLGSSTQLNALASGGSGIYTYSWTSVPAGFTSTIANPVVSPTVNTTYNVTVNDGSNNATGNVSVTVNAVPVAAITPASATICAGQSSTLTASGGASYLWSNAATTAAITVTPAATTTYTVTVTSADACTATSSAVVTVNSLPVVNAGADQVVCSGTPVILTGSGATSYTWDNGVTDGTPFTPAVGAITYTVTGTTGGCSNTDQVVVTVNALPNVSAGSDQVVCEGTSVTLTGSGATSYTWDNGVIDGASFTPTVGIVTYTVTGTLGSCSNTDQVIVTVNAIPNVNAGADQIICEGLQITLTGSGATSYVWDNGVTDGTPFTQAVGTITYTVTGTSNGCSNTDQIIVTVNASPIASATSLNASCGIADGSATASATGGTGVYTYLWDVAAASQTSATAINLGVGSYTVSVFDGNCTSTAIASVSENGAPTITVTVTNSTICVGQTTTLNATGADTYLWTPSTYLSATTGSSVDATPPTSITYTVQGTTAGCSSIQTIDITVDALPLVNAGIDQVICLGSAVTLSGSGATSYTWDNGVTDGTPFTPSIAGVTTYTVTGTINGCSNTDQVVVTVNTAPVAGFSYIDNGFGNVTFTDLSQGASSWTWTFGDGGIDFTQNPTYTYLANGTYTITQIVQSPCGTNSTSQTINVIIDNVNLVSVSSQLEVFPNPSNGQFNIKYSSNTGNSFEVKIISVTGEVVSSIEYTKTSTSMIIPVNIEKLAKGIYQIKVTNGNEVMNSRIIIDRY; translated from the coding sequence ACAACATATACAGTGACTGTAACAAATGCAGCAACATGTACAGCAACAGCTTCAAGAATCGTAACTGTAAATGCTTTACCAACCGCTGCAATAACTCCAGCAAGTGCAACAATCTGCGCTGGTCAGAGTTCAACATTGACAGCTTCAGGTGGTACAAGTTACTTATGGAGTAATGCCGCAACAACAGCAGCAATAACTGTTACCCCTGCCGCAACAACAACATATACAGTGACTGTAACAAATGCCGCAACATGTACAGCAATATCAAGTGCAACAGTAACTGTAAACGCAGCTCCAACCGCTGCAATAACTCCAGCAAGTGCAACAATCTGTGCCGGTCAGAGTTCAACTTTGACAGCTTCAGGTGGTACAAGTTACTTATGGAGTAATGCTGCCACAACCGCTGCAATAACTGTTACGCCAGCAATAACAACAACATATACAGTAACTGTAACCAATGCAGCAACATGTACAGCAACTTCAAGTGCAGTAGTAACTGTAAATACATTGCCAACAGCCGCAATAACTCCAGCAAGTGCAACAATTTGTGCCGGTCAGAGTTCAACTTTGACAGCTTCAGGTGGTGCCAGCTACTTATGGAGTAATGCTGCAACAACCGCCGCAATAACTGTTACCCCAGCTGCTACAACAACATATACAGTGACTGTAACCAATGCAGCAACGTGTACAGCAATAGCAAGTGCAGTAGTAGCTGTAAATGCAACACCTGTAGCAAATGCAGGCGTTGATCAGTCAATACCAAATGGAACATCAACCTCTCTTACCGGTTCGGCTTCAGGTGGCTCAGGAACATATACATGGTTATGGTCTCCAGCCGGTCAGTTAGTATCTGCAAATGTTCAGAATCCAACAACTGTTAATTTAGGTACAACAACAACTTATACTTTAACAGTAACAGATGCTGTTACATCATGTCAAGGCACTGATGTAGTAATTGTAACGATAACAGGAAGTCCTTTAAGTGTAACAACTTCTGCAACTCCAACAGCGATATGTTTAGGAAGTTCAACACAACTTAATGCTTTAGCTTCAGGAGGTAGTGGAATCTATACATATTCATGGACATCAGTACCGGCAGGATTTACTTCAACGATAGCAAATCCGGTGGTATCTCCTACAGTAAATACGACTTATAATGTAACTGTAAATGATGGTTCAAATAATGCAACAGGCAATGTGTCTGTAACTGTAAATGCAGTTCCGGTAGCTGCAATAACTCCAGCAAGTGCAACGATCTGTGCCGGTCAGAGTTCAACTTTGACAGCTTCAGGTGGTGCAAGTTATTTATGGAGTAATGCCGCAACAACAGCCGCAATAACTGTTACCCCTGCTGCTACAACAACATATACTGTGACTGTAACCAGTGCAGATGCTTGTACAGCAACTTCAAGTGCAGTAGTAACTGTAAATTCATTACCAGTTGTTAATGCAGGTGCAGACCAGGTAGTTTGTTCAGGTACTCCTGTTATATTAACAGGTAGTGGTGCAACCTCATACACATGGGATAATGGAGTAACAGATGGAACTCCGTTTACTCCTGCTGTAGGTGCAATAACATATACTGTAACAGGAACAACAGGTGGTTGTTCAAATACCGATCAGGTAGTTGTAACAGTTAATGCTCTTCCAAATGTAAGTGCCGGTTCTGACCAAGTGGTTTGTGAAGGAACTTCTGTTACTTTAACAGGTAGTGGAGCTACTTCATATACATGGGATAATGGAGTAATAGATGGAGCTTCATTTACACCAACAGTTGGAATAGTAACATATACTGTAACAGGCACATTAGGAAGTTGTTCAAATACCGATCAGGTTATTGTAACAGTAAATGCAATACCAAATGTAAATGCAGGTGCCGACCAGATAATATGTGAAGGCTTACAGATTACTTTAACAGGTAGTGGTGCAACTTCATACGTTTGGGATAATGGAGTAACTGATGGAACTCCGTTTACACAGGCAGTTGGAACTATTACATATACTGTTACTGGAACTTCAAATGGTTGTTCTAATACCGATCAGATAATTGTAACAGTAAATGCATCTCCAATAGCATCAGCAACAAGTTTAAATGCATCATGTGGTATCGCGGATGGATCTGCAACAGCTAGTGCTACAGGTGGAACAGGAGTTTATACATATCTATGGGATGTAGCAGCTGCTAGTCAGACTTCAGCTACTGCAATAAATCTCGGAGTAGGTTCATATACTGTTTCTGTATTTGATGGAAATTGTACATCAACTGCAATAGCTTCTGTAAGTGAAAATGGTGCTCCAACAATTACTGTGACTGTAACAAATAGTACAATTTGTGTTGGTCAAACAACAACATTAAATGCAACTGGTGCAGATACCTATTTATGGACACCTTCAACATATTTAAGTGCTACAACAGGTAGTTCAGTTGATGCAACTCCACCAACAAGTATTACATATACTGTTCAAGGCACAACTGCAGGTTGTAGTTCTATCCAAACAATAGATATAACAGTAGATGCATTACCTTTAGTGAATGCAGGAATTGACCAAGTAATATGTTTGGGTTCTGCTGTGACTTTATCTGGTAGTGGTGCAACTTCATACACATGGGATAATGGTGTAACTGATGGAACTCCGTTTACTCCATCTATTGCAGGCGTAACAACTTATACAGTTACAGGAACAATCAATGGTTGTTCAAATACCGATCAGGTAGTTGTAACAGTAAACACAGCTCCAGTTGCCGGGTTTAGTTATATAGATAATGGTTTTGGTAATGTAACGTTTACCGATTTGTCACAGGGAGCAAGTTCATGGACCTGGACATTTGGTGATGGCGGTATTGATTTTACTCAAAACCCAACTTATACTTACCTTGCTAATGGTACATATACAATAACTCAGATTGTTCAGAGTCCATGTGGAACTAATTCTACATCACAAACAATTAATGTTATTATTGATAATGTTAATTTAGTGTCTGTGTCATCTCAACTAGAAGTATTTCCAAATCCAAGTAACGGACAATTTAACATTAAATACAGTTCAAATACCGGAAACAGTTTTGAAGTAAAAATAATTAGTGTTACTGGTGAAGTTGTAAGTTCAATTGAATATACAAAAACTTCTACATCCATGATAATTCCTGTAAACATTGAAAAACTTGCTAAAGGAATATATCAGATAAAAGTAACAAATGGCAATGAGGTAATGAACTCAAGAATAATAATTGACAGATATTAG
- a CDS encoding response regulator transcription factor encodes MDNNNYKILLVDDEPDILEFLSYNLIKEGYNVFLASNGMEAINIAGKEIPNLIVLDVMMPGMDGIEVCENLKKNKNLSNTVITFLTARSEDYSQIAGFEAGADDYITKPIKPKLLISRIKALLKRFDFSENKITTNTIINFENLSINKEKYSVTKDGIEINLPKKEFELLVLLASKPERVFTRDDIYNTIWGNDVVVGERTIDVHIRKLREKIGDNFIQTIKGVGYRFIE; translated from the coding sequence ATGGATAATAATAATTATAAAATTCTTCTTGTTGATGACGAACCGGATATTCTTGAATTTTTAAGTTATAATCTGATAAAAGAAGGCTATAATGTATTTTTAGCCAGTAACGGTATGGAGGCAATAAACATTGCAGGTAAAGAAATTCCAAATTTAATTGTACTTGATGTTATGATGCCTGGAATGGACGGCATTGAAGTTTGTGAAAATCTTAAAAAAAATAAAAATCTTTCAAATACTGTTATAACATTTTTAACAGCACGTAGCGAAGATTATTCTCAAATCGCAGGTTTTGAAGCCGGAGCTGATGATTATATCACAAAGCCGATTAAACCAAAATTACTTATTAGTAGAATTAAAGCGTTGTTAAAAAGATTTGATTTTTCGGAAAATAAAATAACGACTAATACAATTATTAATTTCGAGAATTTATCAATTAATAAGGAAAAATATAGTGTAACAAAGGACGGAATAGAAATAAATTTACCAAAAAAAGAATTTGAATTATTAGTCTTGCTTGCATCAAAACCTGAAAGAGTTTTTACACGTGATGACATTTATAATACCATTTGGGGAAATGATGTTGTTGTAGGTGAAAGAACAATTGATGTTCATATTAGAAAACTAAGAGAAAAAATTGGCGACAACTTCATACAAACCATTAAAGGTGTTGGTTACCGATTTATTGAATAA
- a CDS encoding sensor histidine kinase has product MVYSSKNISLIVSIIVALFTGIFSAFSFFIESTNIWKYLCIEILSVFIVTYLIIFYTLRKVLINKITPIYKIIQKTSNLDLSQVDTYEDKDIVNETSKDVANWAKLKTREIDKLKKLEKYRREFLGNVSHELKTPIFNAQGYISTLMDGGIDDPNINHKYLEKADQSINRLITIVQDLESISKLESGELELIREDFNIIQLVKEVIEMHEMRANQKSIKVQINCSDKIILVNADKQRITDVINNLIVNSIIYGKHNGNTTISFYDMDNKILIEISDNGVGIEEKYIPRLFERFYRVDKSRSRDQGGTGLGLAIVKHILEVHGESIHVRSTFGEGSAFSFTLKKANNSK; this is encoded by the coding sequence ATGGTCTACTCTTCGAAAAATATTTCATTGATAGTTTCAATAATTGTTGCACTATTTACCGGTATTTTTTCTGCTTTTAGTTTTTTTATTGAGAGTACAAATATCTGGAAATATTTATGTATAGAGATTCTTTCTGTATTTATTGTTACATATTTGATAATTTTCTATACTCTAAGAAAAGTTTTAATAAATAAAATAACTCCTATTTATAAAATTATTCAGAAAACAAGCAATCTGGATTTGAGTCAGGTTGACACTTATGAGGATAAAGACATTGTGAACGAAACAAGTAAAGATGTTGCAAATTGGGCTAAACTTAAAACCCGTGAGATAGATAAATTAAAAAAACTTGAAAAATACAGAAGAGAATTCTTAGGTAATGTATCTCATGAACTCAAAACTCCAATTTTTAATGCTCAGGGCTACATTTCTACACTTATGGATGGTGGAATTGATGATCCTAACATTAATCACAAATATCTTGAGAAAGCTGATCAAAGTATAAACAGATTAATTACTATAGTTCAGGATCTGGAATCAATTTCTAAACTCGAATCAGGAGAACTAGAACTAATCCGCGAAGACTTTAATATTATTCAATTAGTAAAGGAAGTTATTGAAATGCATGAAATGCGTGCAAACCAAAAAAGTATTAAAGTACAAATAAATTGTTCTGATAAAATAATACTAGTTAATGCCGACAAACAAAGAATTACTGATGTAATAAACAATTTAATTGTAAACTCTATTATTTATGGGAAACATAATGGAAATACTACAATTTCTTTTTATGACATGGATAATAAAATTTTAATTGAAATAAGTGATAATGGAGTTGGTATTGAAGAAAAATACATTCCACGTTTATTTGAAAGATTTTACAGAGTTGACAAAAGCAGGTCGCGTGATCAGGGAGGAACTGGGCTTGGTTTAGCAATTGTTAAGCATATTTTAGAGGTGCATGGAGAAAGCATACACGTTAGAAGTACTTTTGGTGAAGGCTCAGCATTTTCTTTTACTTTAAAAAAAGCAAATAATTCAAAGTAA